One stretch of Microplitis mediator isolate UGA2020A chromosome 9, iyMicMedi2.1, whole genome shotgun sequence DNA includes these proteins:
- the LOC130675154 gene encoding GATOR complex protein Iml1 isoform X9, whose product MKTFKLIVHQKNFSGEDLIINPKDYPEIKIGDVVEIYHQEDEFSRLLLQVTSFKEDLQGRETISVENNIAQMFQLRTYADVYMNIVNPDDVALDSVELTFKDQYMGRSEMWRLKNSLVNTCVYMNKKIEFCGGSIRCQVYEMWSQGDRVACGVITDDTKVVFRSSTSMVYLFIQMSCEMWDFDIHGDLYFEKAVNGFLADLLQKWKKNGSNHEVTIVLFSRTFYNASTLEEFPNHMRECLQQDYRGRFYEDFYRVAVQNERFEDWGNILVQLRKLFTDYRKIVLEYHQKPGITIPEASNSTAAQGNFLEVLNMSLNVFEKHYLDRSFDRTGQLSVVITPGVGVFEVDRELTNVTKQRIIDNGVGSDLVCVGEQPLHAVPLLKFHNKDTSTLKAPDDYSMPHWINLSFYSTNKKIPYSNFIPRIKLPQRRTKLPLDSEKLLNSNNKLIQDDPRECLHNMLYDYDAYDAQVFQLPTLHSAKGSRTKKTSVACMETHNNAQALKLLKRKMSDPDIHHLTTDINLSLSGIRSAAITIPCRTDDTHNVSNTSKTPIKSDTEELSPTFRPVVGSAGSPANSSIQPSVLHRPGRALINPFDPSHVTIKLTSNRRRWTHIFPKGPTGVLIQQHHYQAVPAQSKNDRSLNVISATSSSPIESTLSRSASQVGFQDLQIFKTRYIAASTSLLTDTNIRGKTLRGNHQSYVSGDKNNHYGLPNNKSLTLLWGATGEQEWTPALTTGVDWKSLTIPACLPITTDYFPDKRSLQNDYVVSDYNLLPDDVNADFAQQRAIYKKPLTTAEVFKELVSQRLAQGFQLIILPSNNKNQSTKQDSGIKSHISSLMRGRQTDSEPKEEYLLSIGRIFHKISLCGNCITVTRYRPRHPYPPFNIHYRYRFHAPHHDTYEVSWVSFTTEKLENYNWNYLDHYICTRGDTDFSLVEALKYWRFRMFLLPSTNAATKKILDGSTRCDIYTPLTPSEQSQLMDGFLRFIEGWLNKIRRPIPNKNWSPTALGAVLPRDPGSHLTRRRHSTSLIFLTNQDKHVVNSSIVRTTYDSRRNTAYDISLHSEMMNLKSNASNIEILEALKNVQSGISFLTPHPSLPSQTFVSADAAQWLNNHIEGGVNIQQAIKIMESMITDKLICHASGDFSKPFVFGFYLYHIVQDKDNYKGSDPLPLGDLQSFENEWVEVEMEAPMGWCQSSGTSFPSITSPIPIPACETIDESNIPVFLRDDIEVTDILFSKELRTSSPPYKHTHLDIDLNNKSDRIEWGHLRYQSMYRANHAYELVVQWVASSGSIVADLVFSWQRKAQGCGIQMIPIPSDLLALPYTLKSDPLRGPIFIPLNTECLMINKEFIFEEFHKDTYEQRLFLFQEAILQRFGFLPCQAESSDNDHQYVHITGNVFILVPSTKLSKPRQRAGTNIVRRSIAAASKRYPVHPDQQSPHEAYITRHVSGNNKDDFSMDRRMGFLWSWNHMVSRKWKSISTSAGDEIFQKKIIQDFKHFCSNGDNRLSLFWESCWELREKISTKTTFDN is encoded by the exons atgaaaacttttaaattaatagttcACCAGAAGAATTTCAGTGGTgaagatttaataataaatccaaAAGACTATccagaaataaaaataggAGACGTAGTGGAAATCTATCACCAAGAAGATGAGTTCAGTCGTTTATTATTACAAGTGACTTCATTCAAAGAAGATTTGCAAGGCCGTGAAACAATTAGTGTTGAAAATAATATCGCTCAGATGTTTCAATTACGTACATACGCAGATGTTTACATGAATATTGTGAATCCAGATGACGTAGCTCTGGACTCTGTGGAGCTGACATTCAAAGATCAGTACATGGGACGGAGTGAGATGTggagattaaaaaatagtttggtAAATACTTGTGTGtacatgaataaaaaaattgagttctGTGGCGGAAGTATACGATGTCAAGTCTACGAAATGTGGTCCCAAGGTGACCGAGTTGCTTGTGGTGTTATAACTGATGATACGAAAGTCGTTTTCCGTTCATCAACTAGCATGGTATATCTATTTATCCAAATGAGCTGCGAAATGTGGGATTTTGATATACACGGAGACTTGTATTTTGAGAAAGCTGTCAATGGGTTCCTGGCTGACCTTCTCcagaaatggaaaaaaaatggcaGCAATCATGAAGTTACTATTGTACTATTTTCTAGGACTTTTTATAACGCGAGTACTCTTGAAGAGTTTCCTAATCATATGAGAGAGTGCTTGCAGCAAGATTACCGAGGACGTTTTTATGAAGATTTTTATCGAGTTGCTGTTCAAAATGAACGGTTTGAAGACTGGGGTAATATTTTAgtacaattaagaaaattatttactgattacCGTAAAATTGTTCTTGAGTATCATCAGAAACCGGGAATTACTATACCAGAAGCTAGTAATTCTACAGCTGCTCAGGGGAATTTTTTAGAAGTACTCAATATGTCACTTAATG tatttgaaaaacattatttaGATAGAAGTTTCGATCGTACTGGACAATTATCAGTAGTAATAACCCCCGGCGTGGGTGTCTTTGAAGTCGACCGCGAGTTAACAAATGTTACTAAACAACGAATTATCGATAATGGTGTTGGAAGTGATTTAGTTTGTGTCGGAGAACAACCTTTGCATGCTGTCCCACTGCTCAAA ttccATAATAAAGACACATCAACATTAAAAGCTCCAGATGACTATAGTATGCCTCACTGGATAAATTTAAGCTTCTATTcaactaacaaaaaaattccatactcaaattttatacctcgaATAAAGTTGCCTCAACGAAGGACTAAACTCCCTTTAgatagtgaaaaattattgaatagcaACAACAAATTAATTCAAGATGATCCGCGTGAATGTCTACACAATATGTTATATGATTATGATGCCTATGACGCTCAGGTTTTTCAGCTACCAACTTTACATTCTGccaa aGGATCAAGAACTAAAAAAACAAGTGTTGCATGTATGGAGACACATAATAATGCCCaagcattaaaattattaaagcgcAAAATGTCTGATCCAGACATTCATCATTTGACAAcagatattaatttatcactaaGTGGAATACGTAGCGCGGCTATCACAATACCATGTCGTACTGATGATACACATAATGTTTCCAACa cTTCCAAAACGCCAATTAAAAGTGATACTGAAGAATTGTCGCCAACATTTCGGCCAGTTGTCGGAAGCGCAGGTAGTCCAGCGAATTCATCAATTCAGCCATCAGTATTACACCGGCCAGGTCGCGCACTCATAAATCCCTTTGATCCTTCTCATGTTACTATTAAATTGACAAGTAACAGACGCAGATGGACGCACATTTTTCCAAAAGGACCCACTGGCGTTCTGATCCAGCAGCATCACTACCAAGCCGTTCCGGCACAAAGTAAAAATGATAGATCGCTCAATGTTATTTCAGCTACTAGTTCATCGCCCATTGAATCCACTCTTTCACGATCTGCTTCACAAGTTGGTTTCCAAGATc tgcaaatatttaaaacgcGATACATAGCAGCGTCGACAAGTTTGTTGACAGATACAAACATACGAGGAAAAACATTACGAGGAAATCATCAAAGTTATGTGAGtggagataaaaataatcattatgGTCTACCgaataataaaagtttgacGTTATTGTGGGGTGCGACTGGTGAACAAGAGTGGACACCAGCTCTCACTACAG gaGTGGATTGGAAATCTTTAACGATCCCAGCATGTCTACCAATAACTACCGATTATTTTCCTGACAAAAGAAGTTTACAAAATGATTACGTTGTTTCGGATTATAATTTACTACCTGATGATGTAAATGCTGATTTCGCACAACAACGTGCCATTTATAAAAAACCGTTAACTACTGCTGAAGTCTTTAAGGAACTTGTGTCTCAACGTTTAGCTcag ggatttcaattaataatattaccatcgaataacaaaaatcaatcaaCTAAACAAGATAGTGGTATTAAAAGTCATATAAGTTCACTAATGCGTGGTCGACAAACAGATTCAGAGCCAAAAgaagaatatttattaagtatagggagaatatttcataaaatatcattatgTGGTAATTGTATTACTGTGACAAGATATCGACcaag acaTCCATATCCGCCATTCAATATTCATTATCGTTATCGTTTCCATGCACCACATCATGACACGTATGAAGTTTCCTGGGTATCTTTTACGACagaaaaacttgaaaattataattggaaTTATTTAGATCATTATATTTGTACACGTGGTGATACGGATTTTTCTTTAGTCGAG gCATTGAAATATTGGCGATTTCGCATGTTTTTATTGCCATCAACAAATGcagcgacaaaaaaaattctcgatgGATCAACACGCTGTGATATTTACACACCTCTAACTCCATCCGAGCAATCCCAATTGATGGATGGATTTTTACGTTTCATCGAGGGTTGGTTGAATAAAATACGACGTCCAATTCCTAACAAAAATTGG AGCCCAACAGCTTTAGGTGCAGTACTACCGAGAGATCCTGGTTCACATTTGACCAGGCGTAGACACAGCACGAGCCTGATATTCCTCACTAACCAG GACAAGCATGTAGTGAATTCTTCTATTGTACGCACGACTTATGATTCACGTCGAAACACAGCTTATGACATAAG TTTGCATTCTGAaatgatgaatttaaaaagcAATGCGTCCaacattgaaattttagaaGCTCTTAAAAATGTCCAGAGTGGTATAAGTTTTTTAACACCGCATCCGTCATTGCCGAGTCAAACTTTTGTGAGCGCCGATGCTGCCCAATGGTTAAATAATCATATCGAGGGGGGTGTCAATATACAACAAGCTATTAAAATAATGGAG AGTATGATAACAGATAAATTAATATGTCATGCATCTGGAGATTTTTCAAAGCCATttgtttttggattttatttatatcatattgTTCAAGACAAAGATAATTACAAag GATCTGATCCATTACCACTCGGAGATTTACAGAGTTTTGAAAACGAATGGGTAGAAGTAGAAATGGAAGCACCTATGGGCTGGTGTCAGTCGTCAGGAACCTCTTTTCCATCCATAACATCACCGATTCCCATTCCTGCATGTGAAACTATCGATGAATCAAATATACCCGTATTTTTGCGTGACGACATAGAAGTAACTGACATACTCTTCAGCAAAGAGCTGAGGACATCATCGCCACCGTACAAACACACACATCTCGacattgatttaaataataaaagcgaTAGAATTGAGTGGGGACACTTACGCTATCAGTCAATGTATCGCGCAAATCACGCTTATGAGCTTGTTGTCCAGTGGGTCGCTTCATCAGGAAGTATCGTTGCTGATCTG gtaTTCTCATGGCAACGCAAAGCACAAGGATGTGGAATTCAAATGATCCCGATACCTAGTGATTTACTAGCGCTGCCGTATACTTTGAAAAGTGATCCATTACGCGGTCCTATTTTTATTCCACTTAATACCGAGTGTCTGAtgataaataaagaatttatttttgaagagTTTCATAAAGATACGTATGAACagagattatttttgtttcaagaaGCAATATTACAACGATTTGGGTTTTTGCCATGCCAGGCTGAATCTTCAGACAATGATCATCAATATGTACATATCACAGGAAATGTTTTTATACTTGTACCTTCGACTAAATTGTCAAAGCCGCGACAACGCGCGGGAACAAATATTGTAAGGAGAAGTATTGCCGCGGCTTCTAAACGTTATCCTGTTCATCCAGATCAACAGAGTCCGCATGAAGCTTATATTACGCGACATGTTAGTGGGAACAATAAAGACGATTTTAGTATGGATCGAAGG atgGGTTTCTTATGGTCGTGGAATCATATGGTTAGCAGAAAATGGAAATCGATATCGACCTCAGCTGGTGATGAAATATTTcagaagaaaataattcaagaTTTTAAACACTTTTGTTCAAACGGTGATAATAGGCTAAGTCTTTTTTGGGAGTCGTGTTGGGaattgagagaaaaaatatcaacCAAAACGacatttgataattaa
- the LOC130675154 gene encoding GATOR complex protein Iml1 isoform X11 → MKTFKLIVHQKNFSGEDLIINPKDYPEIKIGDVVEIYHQEDEFSRLLLQVTSFKEDLQGRETISVENNIAQMFQLRTYADVYMNIVNPDDVALDSVELTFKDQYMGRSEMWRLKNSLVNTCVYMNKKIEFCGGSIRCQVYEMWSQGDRVACGVITDDTKVVFRSSTSMVYLFIQMSCEMWDFDIHGDLYFEKAVNGFLADLLQKWKKNGSNHEVTIVLFSRTFYNASTLEEFPNHMRECLQQDYRGRFYEDFYRVAVQNERFEDWGNILVQLRKLFTDYRKIVLEYHQKPGITIPEASNSTAAQGNFLEVLNMSLNVFEKHYLDRSFDRTGQLSVVITPGVGVFEVDRELTNVTKQRIIDNGVGSDLVCVGEQPLHAVPLLKFHNKDTSTLKAPDDYSMPHWINLSFYSTNKKIPYSNFIPRIKLPQRRTKLPLDSEKLLNSNNKLIQDDPRECLHNMLYDYDAYDAQVFQLPTLHSAKGSRTKKTSVACMETHNNAQALKLLKRKMSDPDIHHLTTDINLSLSGIRSAAITIPCRTDDTHNVSNTSKTPIKSDTEELSPTFRPVVGSAGSPANSSIQPSVLHRPGRALINPFDPSHVTIKLTSNRRRWTHIFPKGPTGVLIQQHHYQAVPAQSKNDRSLNVISATSSSPIESTLSRSASQVGFQDLQIFKTRYIAASTSLLTDTNIRGKTLRGNHQSYVSGDKNNHYGLPNNKSLTLLWGATGEQEWTPALTTGVDWKSLTIPACLPITTDYFPDKRSLQNDYVVSDYNLLPDDVNADFAQQRAIYKKPLTTAEVFKELVSQRLAQGFQLIILPSNNKNQSTKQDSGIKSHISSLMRGRQTDSEPKEEYLLSIGRIFHKISLCGNCITVTRYRPRHPYPPFNIHYRYRFHAPHHDTYEVSWVSFTTEKLENYNWNYLDHYICTRGDTDFSLVEALKYWRFRMFLLPSTNAATKKILDGSTRCDIYTPLTPSEQSQLMDGFLRFIEGWLNKIRRPIPNKNWDKHVVNSSIVRTTYDSRRNTAYDISLHSEMMNLKSNASNIEILEALKNVQSGISFLTPHPSLPSQTFVSADAAQWLNNHIEGGVNIQQAIKIMESMITDKLICHASGDFSKPFVFGFYLYHIVQDKDNYKGSDPLPLGDLQSFENEWVEVEMEAPMGWCQSSGTSFPSITSPIPIPACETIDESNIPVFLRDDIEVTDILFSKELRTSSPPYKHTHLDIDLNNKSDRIEWGHLRYQSMYRANHAYELVVQWVASSGSIVADLVFSWQRKAQGCGIQMIPIPSDLLALPYTLKSDPLRGPIFIPLNTECLMINKEFIFEEFHKDTYEQRLFLFQEAILQRFGFLPCQAESSDNDHQYVHITGNVFILVPSTKLSKPRQRAGTNIVRRSIAAASKRYPVHPDQQSPHEAYITRHVSGNNKDDFSMDRRMGFLWSWNHMVSRKWKSISTSAGDEIFQKKIIQDFKHFCSNGDNRLSLFWESCWELREKISTKTTFDN, encoded by the exons atgaaaacttttaaattaatagttcACCAGAAGAATTTCAGTGGTgaagatttaataataaatccaaAAGACTATccagaaataaaaataggAGACGTAGTGGAAATCTATCACCAAGAAGATGAGTTCAGTCGTTTATTATTACAAGTGACTTCATTCAAAGAAGATTTGCAAGGCCGTGAAACAATTAGTGTTGAAAATAATATCGCTCAGATGTTTCAATTACGTACATACGCAGATGTTTACATGAATATTGTGAATCCAGATGACGTAGCTCTGGACTCTGTGGAGCTGACATTCAAAGATCAGTACATGGGACGGAGTGAGATGTggagattaaaaaatagtttggtAAATACTTGTGTGtacatgaataaaaaaattgagttctGTGGCGGAAGTATACGATGTCAAGTCTACGAAATGTGGTCCCAAGGTGACCGAGTTGCTTGTGGTGTTATAACTGATGATACGAAAGTCGTTTTCCGTTCATCAACTAGCATGGTATATCTATTTATCCAAATGAGCTGCGAAATGTGGGATTTTGATATACACGGAGACTTGTATTTTGAGAAAGCTGTCAATGGGTTCCTGGCTGACCTTCTCcagaaatggaaaaaaaatggcaGCAATCATGAAGTTACTATTGTACTATTTTCTAGGACTTTTTATAACGCGAGTACTCTTGAAGAGTTTCCTAATCATATGAGAGAGTGCTTGCAGCAAGATTACCGAGGACGTTTTTATGAAGATTTTTATCGAGTTGCTGTTCAAAATGAACGGTTTGAAGACTGGGGTAATATTTTAgtacaattaagaaaattatttactgattacCGTAAAATTGTTCTTGAGTATCATCAGAAACCGGGAATTACTATACCAGAAGCTAGTAATTCTACAGCTGCTCAGGGGAATTTTTTAGAAGTACTCAATATGTCACTTAATG tatttgaaaaacattatttaGATAGAAGTTTCGATCGTACTGGACAATTATCAGTAGTAATAACCCCCGGCGTGGGTGTCTTTGAAGTCGACCGCGAGTTAACAAATGTTACTAAACAACGAATTATCGATAATGGTGTTGGAAGTGATTTAGTTTGTGTCGGAGAACAACCTTTGCATGCTGTCCCACTGCTCAAA ttccATAATAAAGACACATCAACATTAAAAGCTCCAGATGACTATAGTATGCCTCACTGGATAAATTTAAGCTTCTATTcaactaacaaaaaaattccatactcaaattttatacctcgaATAAAGTTGCCTCAACGAAGGACTAAACTCCCTTTAgatagtgaaaaattattgaatagcaACAACAAATTAATTCAAGATGATCCGCGTGAATGTCTACACAATATGTTATATGATTATGATGCCTATGACGCTCAGGTTTTTCAGCTACCAACTTTACATTCTGccaa aGGATCAAGAACTAAAAAAACAAGTGTTGCATGTATGGAGACACATAATAATGCCCaagcattaaaattattaaagcgcAAAATGTCTGATCCAGACATTCATCATTTGACAAcagatattaatttatcactaaGTGGAATACGTAGCGCGGCTATCACAATACCATGTCGTACTGATGATACACATAATGTTTCCAACa cTTCCAAAACGCCAATTAAAAGTGATACTGAAGAATTGTCGCCAACATTTCGGCCAGTTGTCGGAAGCGCAGGTAGTCCAGCGAATTCATCAATTCAGCCATCAGTATTACACCGGCCAGGTCGCGCACTCATAAATCCCTTTGATCCTTCTCATGTTACTATTAAATTGACAAGTAACAGACGCAGATGGACGCACATTTTTCCAAAAGGACCCACTGGCGTTCTGATCCAGCAGCATCACTACCAAGCCGTTCCGGCACAAAGTAAAAATGATAGATCGCTCAATGTTATTTCAGCTACTAGTTCATCGCCCATTGAATCCACTCTTTCACGATCTGCTTCACAAGTTGGTTTCCAAGATc tgcaaatatttaaaacgcGATACATAGCAGCGTCGACAAGTTTGTTGACAGATACAAACATACGAGGAAAAACATTACGAGGAAATCATCAAAGTTATGTGAGtggagataaaaataatcattatgGTCTACCgaataataaaagtttgacGTTATTGTGGGGTGCGACTGGTGAACAAGAGTGGACACCAGCTCTCACTACAG gaGTGGATTGGAAATCTTTAACGATCCCAGCATGTCTACCAATAACTACCGATTATTTTCCTGACAAAAGAAGTTTACAAAATGATTACGTTGTTTCGGATTATAATTTACTACCTGATGATGTAAATGCTGATTTCGCACAACAACGTGCCATTTATAAAAAACCGTTAACTACTGCTGAAGTCTTTAAGGAACTTGTGTCTCAACGTTTAGCTcag ggatttcaattaataatattaccatcgaataacaaaaatcaatcaaCTAAACAAGATAGTGGTATTAAAAGTCATATAAGTTCACTAATGCGTGGTCGACAAACAGATTCAGAGCCAAAAgaagaatatttattaagtatagggagaatatttcataaaatatcattatgTGGTAATTGTATTACTGTGACAAGATATCGACcaag acaTCCATATCCGCCATTCAATATTCATTATCGTTATCGTTTCCATGCACCACATCATGACACGTATGAAGTTTCCTGGGTATCTTTTACGACagaaaaacttgaaaattataattggaaTTATTTAGATCATTATATTTGTACACGTGGTGATACGGATTTTTCTTTAGTCGAG gCATTGAAATATTGGCGATTTCGCATGTTTTTATTGCCATCAACAAATGcagcgacaaaaaaaattctcgatgGATCAACACGCTGTGATATTTACACACCTCTAACTCCATCCGAGCAATCCCAATTGATGGATGGATTTTTACGTTTCATCGAGGGTTGGTTGAATAAAATACGACGTCCAATTCCTAACAAAAATTGG GACAAGCATGTAGTGAATTCTTCTATTGTACGCACGACTTATGATTCACGTCGAAACACAGCTTATGACATAAG TTTGCATTCTGAaatgatgaatttaaaaagcAATGCGTCCaacattgaaattttagaaGCTCTTAAAAATGTCCAGAGTGGTATAAGTTTTTTAACACCGCATCCGTCATTGCCGAGTCAAACTTTTGTGAGCGCCGATGCTGCCCAATGGTTAAATAATCATATCGAGGGGGGTGTCAATATACAACAAGCTATTAAAATAATGGAG AGTATGATAACAGATAAATTAATATGTCATGCATCTGGAGATTTTTCAAAGCCATttgtttttggattttatttatatcatattgTTCAAGACAAAGATAATTACAAag GATCTGATCCATTACCACTCGGAGATTTACAGAGTTTTGAAAACGAATGGGTAGAAGTAGAAATGGAAGCACCTATGGGCTGGTGTCAGTCGTCAGGAACCTCTTTTCCATCCATAACATCACCGATTCCCATTCCTGCATGTGAAACTATCGATGAATCAAATATACCCGTATTTTTGCGTGACGACATAGAAGTAACTGACATACTCTTCAGCAAAGAGCTGAGGACATCATCGCCACCGTACAAACACACACATCTCGacattgatttaaataataaaagcgaTAGAATTGAGTGGGGACACTTACGCTATCAGTCAATGTATCGCGCAAATCACGCTTATGAGCTTGTTGTCCAGTGGGTCGCTTCATCAGGAAGTATCGTTGCTGATCTG gtaTTCTCATGGCAACGCAAAGCACAAGGATGTGGAATTCAAATGATCCCGATACCTAGTGATTTACTAGCGCTGCCGTATACTTTGAAAAGTGATCCATTACGCGGTCCTATTTTTATTCCACTTAATACCGAGTGTCTGAtgataaataaagaatttatttttgaagagTTTCATAAAGATACGTATGAACagagattatttttgtttcaagaaGCAATATTACAACGATTTGGGTTTTTGCCATGCCAGGCTGAATCTTCAGACAATGATCATCAATATGTACATATCACAGGAAATGTTTTTATACTTGTACCTTCGACTAAATTGTCAAAGCCGCGACAACGCGCGGGAACAAATATTGTAAGGAGAAGTATTGCCGCGGCTTCTAAACGTTATCCTGTTCATCCAGATCAACAGAGTCCGCATGAAGCTTATATTACGCGACATGTTAGTGGGAACAATAAAGACGATTTTAGTATGGATCGAAGG atgGGTTTCTTATGGTCGTGGAATCATATGGTTAGCAGAAAATGGAAATCGATATCGACCTCAGCTGGTGATGAAATATTTcagaagaaaataattcaagaTTTTAAACACTTTTGTTCAAACGGTGATAATAGGCTAAGTCTTTTTTGGGAGTCGTGTTGGGaattgagagaaaaaatatcaacCAAAACGacatttgataattaa